The sequence ACATGGCGGGGCTGGTCGGCATGGCTGCGGTGCTGCTGGGTCTGTGCTCTGTGTCTGAGGGACTGTGGTCGCTGGCCGCAGCCCCGTGGGGCCTCGCCCTGCTGGGCTGGATGGGGCTGAGGGGGGCCACGCTGTGGAAACGGGGCCGCATGCAGAGAGGCGTCCACGCCAGAGCCACGCAGCTCCAGACTCTGGTCCACAACAGCAAGACTCTGACCGGCTTGTCTCGCAAAGCCCTTCGCCTGGTGCAGGAGACCGAGGTCATCTCCCGAGGGTTCACCCTGTAAGTGTGCTCGTTTTATGTCCACATACGTTCATATCACCCAATCACATGATGTAAAAATTTGCATTCATTTCTCCAGCTGTCACTACTGTCTCATTAATCCACTCCCATGTTGGTAGAGTCCTGTTAGTTAAGCTAATTCTTCAGGTGGTGTTGTTTATCTATAGCTTTAGCATCATCTAtagaaaacactgtctgtccgACTTAGTCCTTGAATCACCAAGTGATTTTAGCATGTCATACTGTCTCCTCCGTCACTACTATCTGgtgttgtttacatttctgtgtAGTCTTCATGTCTCTGTTCGTGTTTGTCTCGTCTTGTGTGTCGTCTCGTTCAGTGTGATGTCATGTGTTCAGTGTTGTGTGTGCCCCCCTGCCTCTTTGGGACGTCTCCACAGTTGTATCACATTTCACTTGTCAAGTTTGCTCGACAGGGTGAGTGCGGCCAGCTCCTTTAGCAGGGCGGGGCCGGGGGCGGTGCCACGCGGCCAGCAGCTGATCGGACTGAGGAAGGCCCTGTACCGGGCGCTCCGCTCTGCCTTCAGAGCCTCGCGAAGAGCCACCTGTCACATGCTCAAGGCATATCCTTTACCTGTTGAGAATAACGGCCTGAATATGGCCTGTTTTGTAGCGACTGGATTTGGTTATTAGTGTAAAGCTGAGAACATATTGACAAACAAccagctcttcttcttctctgtcaggTCACTAAAAAGCAGTCAGCATTATAACGTCtcttttaaatgttcatatgtCCTTAACTTATGAACTATGTCAGTCAAAAGATGGCATTCCTTTACCATAGTGCCTGCTTTCCTTGTGTCTAGGGCTTTGGAATAATGTGACACTTGCTTAAAGATACTGTTGCATCCAAAAGCagtcagatatacagtatataacttgAGTATAGATGTGAAAAggttaaagagaaaaatatgattttgagGTTAACAGTTGTTACTAAGCAAGAGGAGAATGTTGATTCTTCAGGGTCTCATATGACGACTTTTAAAGTTGATGCCTTTAAGTCATTTATAGGCATAAAAACGCATTTGAAGTAACAAATTTAAATAGATGAATATGtctgtaaatacacacatttttaaggGTGACGTGTCCTTAACGCTTCCCAACGTTCCCTCTGAATTCTGAGATTGATAACGTGACCAACTATGTGTCTGCGGTGCCTCTTAAGGAGCTGGGCCTCGGCCTGGGAATCGAGCACCTGGGTGACGAACAGGCCCAGGAGCTTACAGACGACTACAGCCTGCCTGCCCTGAAGGTAAAGCCTGAGGGGGGAACCAGGGCGTGCTGGTAGCGGCGGGAAAAAATAGAACCAAAAAGTCCATAGAAACGTCTCTCAATCCACTTAATCCACCTCTCTGCTTTCAACCTGTAAGCTCAGTGTCTTGCAAACTCTTTACAGATTTGTCAGAGCTTTGAGTAGGTCGATGGCGTGAAACTCAAGTAGCGTATTCATGAACTGACCTCAATTTTGCTCTTGAggtaaaaagactgaaacaagAAACCCTTGACAGTTAAGAAAGCAAAGTCCAAGAAAGGAGTGGGTTGTACTTTTCTGCATGAATGGTATTTAGTCAGTGTTTGTTGGTTTGTCCTCCTGCAGATGCTGTTCCAGCTATGGGTGGGACAAAGCTCTGAATGTTTCCGTCGACTTGCTCTCCTCCTGTCACCGCGGCGAATAGAGGAGCAAGAAGAGGTCGGTCCGAAAGGAGACAACTCCCCTCCTCCTACGCCAGCGTTACACCGGTCCATCGCCGCGGTGACCGAGCCCCTCCATCACGCTCTGGCCAGCTGTCTCGGGGAAGTGCAGCGCAGCTACGACTTCCACCGCCACTTCGAGACCCAGCCGAGGACGACGGGCTCCGACAGGACCGGGCGAGCCAGGGAGAAATGCCGAGAGCTCAACACCCTGCACACCTCCATCCGAAGCCTCCAGCTGCACCTCAAGGCTGTGCTCAGCgagtgagacacacaaacacacacacacacacactggcctcATTTTACACCTCCCAtaagatgaaactttaatgaccAATATGGAGGAAACTGGGTCGCTGTACAAGCAAAGCAGTAAtaacacacagtaaataaaatagtaCATAAAAAGATGGAAACTGGGGttgtaaatatgatttttttttggatgtaTATCCAGGTAAAAGTCATAGCAATCAGAAAGGAGCTGGTGGTGAttaagagaaacagaagaattaGGTTTTAGGACGTATTTTTAAACTCTGAGACAACTGAGAAGTGTGTTGAAGACTAGAAAAAGGCACTTCAATCAGCACACAGAATATAAAAGTGCCATTTAATGACCTTTCACGTTTCACACTAGAGACCTAAAAGCCAGCAGGTAAtcacacctccagtttgtacCCTTCTACGAATCTGCGTCTATTTTAAACCCGAGTCTAGCTAGATTTCTTGTGCGCTTTTTGTTACATTCCTCGTCCCTCTTCTCTGTGCGATATCTTCAGGATGATCATTCTGGAGGACGACCTGGAGAAGTTGATGGTGTCCAAAGAACTGGCGGAGTTGACGCTGGAGGGTTACAAGGACCTCAGCGACCGGCTGCACCAGCTGCAACCGCACATGCAAGCCAGCTCCGGCTGCTGGGAGGACACCATCACCCAGGTGGAGCGCATGCTGAGACGGGCCAACGCCTGTCCGGGTGAGCAGAGTCAGACTTTCCACGGTGTTACAGATGTTTCCTCACACATAATTTCCCAATTTACTATAAAATATGTGCAAGACAAACCAGTGACACCCCTTCTTTAGACGTATATCGGTTTCCACATTTAAACTGAGGCTATTTTTAGCGCAGACTTCCTCCTTCCCCCTTCCTTTGCCGTGATTCAAAACTACTGCCAGTCATATAGGAAGTACGTGTCTTCCCCAGAATTtaagagaagagaaacacaACCAAACCAAACTCCAGAAATAAGTTGTTGagatcatcattttttttatttatttcaataataTCAGTGCACATCATCTCTGCAGGTAATGCTGAGTGCGCGGAGCATTGTGGTCCTCCTGTACCCGAGatccctgctcctcctccttcctACCCCTTGATCCTGGACAGAGACCCGGTACCGGAGGAGCTGGTAAGATGATCCACGAGTGTCACGATACAAATCTAGAGCTGATTTCGCTACATTTTCAGCGACCGCAGCTCTTGTCTCGTTTCCCCGTCGTCAATCTCTCCCCGCCGCTTCGTTTCACCAGGAGTGGGAGGCCTACGTGTCGGACTCGGACTCGGACGGTGAAGGCAGGGGTTCTTGGTGCGACATGTTGACACCGGAGGAACGGGAACGCCAGcgcagggagagggaggagtcTCGTCGCGTCCTGTCAGAGCTCAAAGCTGTGCTGGGCTTCCGTGCGTCCGAGGGcgagaggatgaagaggaagcaGCTGCTCTTCAACGACCAAGGTCTGCACTGAACCGTGTCATCTCTCCTCTGTGATCATTTAAATACGATGAGACTTTGGTTTCACTGATGGTGGGTTTTCCTGGTTGTTGTTTATTCGCCTGTTTTCATCCCGTCTCCATGTTTctcccacattttttttttattactggcAAAGTGTTTAGACCTTGTTACTGTACAAGCCGGCACTTGGCTAACACtcaggatgatgatgataatacgAGGTAGTACGTGTGTGCTTCCTTTTCTATATTTAGGCAGCAAATTCAGGGAAGGAAAGACTAGAGATTATCTGCACTGCATCTGTctataaataaaagtaaaaaagtgaCCTTCACAAGTTCCTAATGCTCAAGGTAACGCTGTCAAACTGTCCAAATgcccaaaaatattaaatatat is a genomic window of Thunnus albacares chromosome 23, fThuAlb1.1, whole genome shotgun sequence containing:
- the vezt gene encoding vezatin isoform X1 produces the protein MTEEFDEDVVFENSPLFQYLHDLGHTDFEACPTASQEEEYGGQEGDLASPNEGPQKTSGGPLWRLAEALWRWSPIHQAAASRKLEQQLDCVFGQYSVRCILDQDVLLQEDVELIELLDPSLLTLGSSPSGSPSRASALPRPSLIARPSLWDMAGLVGMAAVLLGLCSVSEGLWSLAAAPWGLALLGWMGLRGATLWKRGRMQRGVHARATQLQTLVHNSKTLTGLSRKALRLVQETEVISRGFTLLLDRVSAASSFSRAGPGAVPRGQQLIGLRKALYRALRSAFRASRRATCHMLKAFPLNSEIDNVTNYVSAVPLKELGLGLGIEHLGDEQAQELTDDYSLPALKMLFQLWVGQSSECFRRLALLLSPRRIEEQEEVGPKGDNSPPPTPALHRSIAAVTEPLHHALASCLGEVQRSYDFHRHFETQPRTTGSDRTGRAREKCRELNTLHTSIRSLQLHLKAVLSEMIILEDDLEKLMVSKELAELTLEGYKDLSDRLHQLQPHMQASSGCWEDTITQVERMLRRANACPGNAECAEHCGPPVPEIPAPPPSYPLILDRDPVPEELEWEAYVSDSDSDGEGRGSWCDMLTPEERERQRREREESRRVLSELKAVLGFRASEGERMKRKQLLFNDQAAVPPSARSDGSDPAVEPSGAPASVGSAESGDEEGNHLSERAAGNEGEEEEGKDERVGPDPSTEPVTEFSCGLEAEGGEAGGTSVCARGGGGASELHQYDGVLEEGEAQNGLDCFLKPKVPAVTVMDRLTEMHGSQALSFSSALAAQVAARSHSLINMEEQTFGDEEEDEEEEEEEEEEEEESNRRTPEKD
- the vezt gene encoding vezatin isoform X3; its protein translation is MQNSPLFQYLHDLGHTDFEACPTASQEEEYGGQEGDLASPNEGPQKTSGGPLWRLAEALWRWSPIHQAAASRKLEQQLDCVFGQYSVRCILDQDVLLQEDVELIELLDPSLLTLGSSPSGSPSRASALPRPSLIARPSLWDMAGLVGMAAVLLGLCSVSEGLWSLAAAPWGLALLGWMGLRGATLWKRGRMQRGVHARATQLQTLVHNSKTLTGLSRKALRLVQETEVISRGFTLLLDRVSAASSFSRAGPGAVPRGQQLIGLRKALYRALRSAFRASRRATCHMLKAFPLNSEIDNVTNYVSAVPLKELGLGLGIEHLGDEQAQELTDDYSLPALKMLFQLWVGQSSECFRRLALLLSPRRIEEQEEVGPKGDNSPPPTPALHRSIAAVTEPLHHALASCLGEVQRSYDFHRHFETQPRTTGSDRTGRAREKCRELNTLHTSIRSLQLHLKAVLSEMIILEDDLEKLMVSKELAELTLEGYKDLSDRLHQLQPHMQASSGCWEDTITQVERMLRRANACPGNAECAEHCGPPVPEIPAPPPSYPLILDRDPVPEELEWEAYVSDSDSDGEGRGSWCDMLTPEERERQRREREESRRVLSELKAVLGFRASEGERMKRKQLLFNDQAAVPPSARSDGSDPAVEPSGAPASVGSAESGDEEGNHLSERAAGNEGEEEEGKDERVGPDPSTEPVTEFSCGLEAEGGEAGGTSVCARGGGGASELHQYDGVLEEGEAQNGLDCFLKPKVPAVTVMDRLTEMHGSQALSFSSALAAQVAARSHSLINMEEQTFGDEEEDEEEEEEEEEEEEESNRRTPEKD
- the vezt gene encoding vezatin isoform X2 encodes the protein MTEEFDEDVVFENSPLFQYLHDLGHTDFEACPTASQEEEYGGQEGDLASPNEGPQKTSGGPLWRLAEALWRWSPIHQAAASRKLEQQLDCVFGQYSVRCILDQDVLLQEDVELIELLDPSLLTLGSSPSGSPSRASALPRPSLIARPSLWDMAGLVGMAAVLLGLCSVSEGLWSLAAAPWGLALLGWMGLRGATLWKRGRMQRGVHARATQLQTLVHNSKTLTGLSRKALRLVQETEVISRGFTLVSAASSFSRAGPGAVPRGQQLIGLRKALYRALRSAFRASRRATCHMLKAFPLNSEIDNVTNYVSAVPLKELGLGLGIEHLGDEQAQELTDDYSLPALKMLFQLWVGQSSECFRRLALLLSPRRIEEQEEVGPKGDNSPPPTPALHRSIAAVTEPLHHALASCLGEVQRSYDFHRHFETQPRTTGSDRTGRAREKCRELNTLHTSIRSLQLHLKAVLSEMIILEDDLEKLMVSKELAELTLEGYKDLSDRLHQLQPHMQASSGCWEDTITQVERMLRRANACPGNAECAEHCGPPVPEIPAPPPSYPLILDRDPVPEELEWEAYVSDSDSDGEGRGSWCDMLTPEERERQRREREESRRVLSELKAVLGFRASEGERMKRKQLLFNDQAAVPPSARSDGSDPAVEPSGAPASVGSAESGDEEGNHLSERAAGNEGEEEEGKDERVGPDPSTEPVTEFSCGLEAEGGEAGGTSVCARGGGGASELHQYDGVLEEGEAQNGLDCFLKPKVPAVTVMDRLTEMHGSQALSFSSALAAQVAARSHSLINMEEQTFGDEEEDEEEEEEEEEEEEESNRRTPEKD